From a single Porites lutea chromosome 10, jaPorLute2.1, whole genome shotgun sequence genomic region:
- the LOC140950861 gene encoding uncharacterized protein isoform X2 — protein sequence MNFAENPVVENTFSLPRDVFERLWSSQQSVSDTSSTSTSYTRNPASANTAGQCRRLSGGLNVTELTGSEAKRPRFSISEQALTQREHLQREQQKQLKLQLIMQKLENTRQKVQRLLQLQKARVRPDKYRHNSAEKSVDLESFQRRYVLLKRRANALNSLRRSIHDKVPIPPAQSQFQGSRCVPGINLVTSGAWSKEQRSGYSYDSFHSAGLALDHGTYPRIVAVHCVMDKAAVKAVHQPYQQKDKPSYASVPRKSDYVYKKNDFQKNGTFSRLTNESSSLVENFRTCEGDEVVLTKVIPGKKERKQQKEVNLANCSQRARDNNKHLLENTAVPDDATHLKDRQKTFVHREDVGQLTIVSHPEHVVIAEEHTRHVKQSVNVSNQVSEDNTPTKQAELSQKQQHGLALEPHSENADSHMYLGGLPPYLPVLDKTGMIEREKEVNQERPVSTASSAPKLAKTVPEISEKIVQTRERIKNETIDWKKCVLFKLEKRLVQKLRRAERLTGQRTEIEDLRDEVPGPVTNGKKGKVQGQRKRSSRKDSQPDSACATDGDADKSQGQERSLSQQCSMSDSVTDDETVDCHGREKRSSVSDIVCESEQMKNSQPDSVTMCVKEENEKRPACSQSQGKEKPIEYQQMKKIEENPTFENEMRCNYSTEKYSNDQNDKISSAQEKNIERSIGKYDLDNGERCDPGVKKKSEKIENQVDTCKKHGQVDGKATLNKNSNCLTVELSQAASLSMKRESSFIDKESAKRQKTESCHEKSEEQLPRDKDKKECVTVRSEAREDHQPKESKNLFDIFKSRFQGTDTLPNSSVLTAEKNCKFNKNDVELIKSANGLNKKLQSCGKEDHKSVSLDHDRNIWSTLMKDGIF from the coding sequence ATGAATTTTGCGGAAAATCCTGTCGTGGAGAACACATTCTCTCTGCCCAGAGATGTTTTTGAGCGACTTTGGTCGTCGCAACAAAGTGTATCAGATACCAGTTCTACTTCAACAAGCTATACAAGAAATCCAGCTTCTGCAAATACCGCTGGCCAATGCCGTCGCCTTTCCGGTGGTTTAAACGTTACCGAGCTAACCGGAAGTGAAGCTAAACGACCTCGTTTCTCAATCTCCGAACAAGCCCTTACCCAGAGGGAACATCTCCAAAGGGAACAGCAAAAGCAGCTTAAGCTGCAGCTCATTATGCAAAAGCTTGAAAACACCAGACAAAAAGTTCAGAGGTTGCTTCAACTACAGAAAGCGCGAGTACGTCCAGACAAATACCGCCATAACTCGGCAGAAAAATCAGTTGATTTGGAAAGTTTTCAGCGTCGTTATGTTCTTTTGAAACGAAGAGCTAACGCTCTCAACAGTCTACGCAGAAGTATACATGACAAAGTCCCAATACCTCCCGCGCAATCTCAGTTTCAAGGATCCCGATGCGTGCCTGGGATAAACCTTGTTACCAGTGGAGCTTGGTCGAAAGAGCAGAGATCGGGATATTCTTATGACTCTTTCCACTCTGCTGGGTTAGCCTTGGACCATGGGACATATCCCAGAATTGTCGCTGTTCACTGTGTCATGGACAAAGCAGCTGTTAAAGCTGTACATCAACCTTACCAGCAAAAAGACAAACCTTCTTATGCAAGTGTTCCACGAAAATCTGATTATGTGTACAAGAAAAATGACTTTCAGAAAAACGGAACGTTTTCCCGTTTAACAAACGAAAGCAGTTCCTTAGttgaaaatttcagaacttGCGAAGGCGACGAAGTGGTCTTAACAAAAGTCATTCCtggaaagaaggaaagaaaacagcAGAAGGAAGTAAACTTAGCGAACTGCAGCCAACGAGCAAGGgacaacaacaaacatttatTAGAAAATACGGCCGTCCCAGACGATGCCACCCATCTTAAGGATCGGCAGAAAACTTTTGTTCATCGAGAAGACGTTGGTCAGCTGACAATTGTTAGTCATCCAGAACACGTGGTAATTGCCGAGGAACATACGAGACATGTTAAACAATCAGTAAATGTTAGTAATCAGGTTTCTGAAGACAATACTCCAACAAAGCAAGCTGAACTCAGTCAAAAACAGCAACATGGCCTTGCGTTAGAACCCCATTCAGAGAATGCTGATTCACATATGTACTTGGGTGGTCTCCCACCCTATCTTCCTGTTCTTGACAAGACAGGAATGATAGAACGAGAGAAAGAAGTGAATCAAGAACGCCCTGTCAGCACTGCCTCGTCAGCCCCCAAACTGGCCAAGACAGTACCGGAAATCAGCGAGAAAATCGTCCAGACGAGGGAAAGAATCAAGAACGAGACAATCGATTGGAAGAAATGCGTTCTTTTTAAACTCGAAAAGCGTTTGGTTCAAAAACTAAGGCGAGCTGAACGTTTAACTGGACAGAGAACCGAGATCGAGGACCTGCGAGACGAGGTCCCAGGGCCAGTGACCAACGGCAAAAAGGGCAAAGTTCAAGGTCAACGGAAAAGAAGCAGTCGCAAAGATAGCCAACCTGATAGCGCATGCGCAACGGATGGTGACGCAGATAAAAGTCAAGGTCAAGAAAGAAGCTTGAGTCAGCAGTGCAGTATGAGTGATAGCGTGACAGATGATGAAACCGTTGATTGTCACGGACGGGAGAAAAGGAGTAGCGTATCGGATATCGTATGCGAAAGTGAGCAAATGAAGAACAGTCAACCTGATAGCGTGACAATGTGCGTGAAGGAAGAGAATGAGAAACGGCCTGCGTGTTCCCAGAGTCAGGGAAAAGAGAAGCCAATAGAGTAccagcaaatgaaaaaaatagaagaaaaccCCACATTTGAAAACGAAATGCGATGCAATTACTCGACTGAAAAATACAGCAATGaccaaaatgataaaatatccTCTGCCCAGGAGAAGAACATTGAACGTAGCATCGGAAAATATGACTTGGACAATGGTGAAAGGTGCGATCCgggtgtaaaaaaaaagtcgGAAAAGATTGAAAATCAAGTGGACACATGTAAGAAACACGGACAAGTCGACGGGAAAGCAACACTGAACAAAAACAGCAATTGCCTAACAGTAGAACTCTCACAGGCCGCTTCCTTGAGCATGAAAAGAGAAAGCAGTTTCATCGACAAGGAAAGCGCAAAGAGACAAAAGACAGAATCGTGTCACGAAAAATCAGAAGAACAATTGCCTCGTGACAAGGACAAGAAAGAGTGCGTGACTGTAAGGAGTGAAGCGAGGGAAGATCATCAAccaaaggaaagcaaaaatctatttgacatttttaaatCTCGTTTCCAGGGCACTGATACGCTTCCAAATTCTTCAGTGTTAACAGCTGAAAAGAACTGTAAGTTTAACAAGAACGATGTGGAACTCATCAAGAGCGCGAATGGCTTGAACAAAAAGCTGCAAAGTTGCGGAAAAGAAGATCATAAGTCAGTGTCTTTGGACCACGATAGAAATATCTGGTCAACTTTAATGAAggatggaattttttaa
- the LOC140950861 gene encoding uncharacterized protein isoform X1, whose translation MESNLDYSRKKKLPSTVSSLTKPRFIDLSRAIELYQQNPFEHRPRRESIVDQCKQSFVYEPATQSSLSERGMNFAENPVVENTFSLPRDVFERLWSSQQSVSDTSSTSTSYTRNPASANTAGQCRRLSGGLNVTELTGSEAKRPRFSISEQALTQREHLQREQQKQLKLQLIMQKLENTRQKVQRLLQLQKARVRPDKYRHNSAEKSVDLESFQRRYVLLKRRANALNSLRRSIHDKVPIPPAQSQFQGSRCVPGINLVTSGAWSKEQRSGYSYDSFHSAGLALDHGTYPRIVAVHCVMDKAAVKAVHQPYQQKDKPSYASVPRKSDYVYKKNDFQKNGTFSRLTNESSSLVENFRTCEGDEVVLTKVIPGKKERKQQKEVNLANCSQRARDNNKHLLENTAVPDDATHLKDRQKTFVHREDVGQLTIVSHPEHVVIAEEHTRHVKQSVNVSNQVSEDNTPTKQAELSQKQQHGLALEPHSENADSHMYLGGLPPYLPVLDKTGMIEREKEVNQERPVSTASSAPKLAKTVPEISEKIVQTRERIKNETIDWKKCVLFKLEKRLVQKLRRAERLTGQRTEIEDLRDEVPGPVTNGKKGKVQGQRKRSSRKDSQPDSACATDGDADKSQGQERSLSQQCSMSDSVTDDETVDCHGREKRSSVSDIVCESEQMKNSQPDSVTMCVKEENEKRPACSQSQGKEKPIEYQQMKKIEENPTFENEMRCNYSTEKYSNDQNDKISSAQEKNIERSIGKYDLDNGERCDPGVKKKSEKIENQVDTCKKHGQVDGKATLNKNSNCLTVELSQAASLSMKRESSFIDKESAKRQKTESCHEKSEEQLPRDKDKKECVTVRSEAREDHQPKESKNLFDIFKSRFQGTDTLPNSSVLTAEKNCKFNKNDVELIKSANGLNKKLQSCGKEDHKSVSLDHDRNIWSTLMKDGIF comes from the exons ATGGAGTCGAATTTGGATTACtctagaaaaaagaaattgccaAGCACAGTCAGTAGTTTAACAAAACCTCGCTTCATCGATCTAAGCAGGGCGATCGAACTGTACCAGCAAAATCCTTTTGAGCACAGGCCTCGCAGGGAGAGCATCGTCGATCAATGCAAACAGTCTTTCGTTTATG AACCAGCAACACAAAGCTCTTTGTCCGAAAGAGGAATGAATTTTGCGGAAAATCCTGTCGTGGAGAACACATTCTCTCTGCCCAGAGATGTTTTTGAGCGACTTTGGTCGTCGCAACAAAGTGTATCAGATACCAGTTCTACTTCAACAAGCTATACAAGAAATCCAGCTTCTGCAAATACCGCTGGCCAATGCCGTCGCCTTTCCGGTGGTTTAAACGTTACCGAGCTAACCGGAAGTGAAGCTAAACGACCTCGTTTCTCAATCTCCGAACAAGCCCTTACCCAGAGGGAACATCTCCAAAGGGAACAGCAAAAGCAGCTTAAGCTGCAGCTCATTATGCAAAAGCTTGAAAACACCAGACAAAAAGTTCAGAGGTTGCTTCAACTACAGAAAGCGCGAGTACGTCCAGACAAATACCGCCATAACTCGGCAGAAAAATCAGTTGATTTGGAAAGTTTTCAGCGTCGTTATGTTCTTTTGAAACGAAGAGCTAACGCTCTCAACAGTCTACGCAGAAGTATACATGACAAAGTCCCAATACCTCCCGCGCAATCTCAGTTTCAAGGATCCCGATGCGTGCCTGGGATAAACCTTGTTACCAGTGGAGCTTGGTCGAAAGAGCAGAGATCGGGATATTCTTATGACTCTTTCCACTCTGCTGGGTTAGCCTTGGACCATGGGACATATCCCAGAATTGTCGCTGTTCACTGTGTCATGGACAAAGCAGCTGTTAAAGCTGTACATCAACCTTACCAGCAAAAAGACAAACCTTCTTATGCAAGTGTTCCACGAAAATCTGATTATGTGTACAAGAAAAATGACTTTCAGAAAAACGGAACGTTTTCCCGTTTAACAAACGAAAGCAGTTCCTTAGttgaaaatttcagaacttGCGAAGGCGACGAAGTGGTCTTAACAAAAGTCATTCCtggaaagaaggaaagaaaacagcAGAAGGAAGTAAACTTAGCGAACTGCAGCCAACGAGCAAGGgacaacaacaaacatttatTAGAAAATACGGCCGTCCCAGACGATGCCACCCATCTTAAGGATCGGCAGAAAACTTTTGTTCATCGAGAAGACGTTGGTCAGCTGACAATTGTTAGTCATCCAGAACACGTGGTAATTGCCGAGGAACATACGAGACATGTTAAACAATCAGTAAATGTTAGTAATCAGGTTTCTGAAGACAATACTCCAACAAAGCAAGCTGAACTCAGTCAAAAACAGCAACATGGCCTTGCGTTAGAACCCCATTCAGAGAATGCTGATTCACATATGTACTTGGGTGGTCTCCCACCCTATCTTCCTGTTCTTGACAAGACAGGAATGATAGAACGAGAGAAAGAAGTGAATCAAGAACGCCCTGTCAGCACTGCCTCGTCAGCCCCCAAACTGGCCAAGACAGTACCGGAAATCAGCGAGAAAATCGTCCAGACGAGGGAAAGAATCAAGAACGAGACAATCGATTGGAAGAAATGCGTTCTTTTTAAACTCGAAAAGCGTTTGGTTCAAAAACTAAGGCGAGCTGAACGTTTAACTGGACAGAGAACCGAGATCGAGGACCTGCGAGACGAGGTCCCAGGGCCAGTGACCAACGGCAAAAAGGGCAAAGTTCAAGGTCAACGGAAAAGAAGCAGTCGCAAAGATAGCCAACCTGATAGCGCATGCGCAACGGATGGTGACGCAGATAAAAGTCAAGGTCAAGAAAGAAGCTTGAGTCAGCAGTGCAGTATGAGTGATAGCGTGACAGATGATGAAACCGTTGATTGTCACGGACGGGAGAAAAGGAGTAGCGTATCGGATATCGTATGCGAAAGTGAGCAAATGAAGAACAGTCAACCTGATAGCGTGACAATGTGCGTGAAGGAAGAGAATGAGAAACGGCCTGCGTGTTCCCAGAGTCAGGGAAAAGAGAAGCCAATAGAGTAccagcaaatgaaaaaaatagaagaaaaccCCACATTTGAAAACGAAATGCGATGCAATTACTCGACTGAAAAATACAGCAATGaccaaaatgataaaatatccTCTGCCCAGGAGAAGAACATTGAACGTAGCATCGGAAAATATGACTTGGACAATGGTGAAAGGTGCGATCCgggtgtaaaaaaaaagtcgGAAAAGATTGAAAATCAAGTGGACACATGTAAGAAACACGGACAAGTCGACGGGAAAGCAACACTGAACAAAAACAGCAATTGCCTAACAGTAGAACTCTCACAGGCCGCTTCCTTGAGCATGAAAAGAGAAAGCAGTTTCATCGACAAGGAAAGCGCAAAGAGACAAAAGACAGAATCGTGTCACGAAAAATCAGAAGAACAATTGCCTCGTGACAAGGACAAGAAAGAGTGCGTGACTGTAAGGAGTGAAGCGAGGGAAGATCATCAAccaaaggaaagcaaaaatctatttgacatttttaaatCTCGTTTCCAGGGCACTGATACGCTTCCAAATTCTTCAGTGTTAACAGCTGAAAAGAACTGTAAGTTTAACAAGAACGATGTGGAACTCATCAAGAGCGCGAATGGCTTGAACAAAAAGCTGCAAAGTTGCGGAAAAGAAGATCATAAGTCAGTGTCTTTGGACCACGATAGAAATATCTGGTCAACTTTAATGAAggatggaattttttaa